A region from the Sphingomonas flavescens genome encodes:
- a CDS encoding TonB-dependent receptor: MSGQALALIILTGAQGAAATMPADPDSIVITGERARRSLKETSSSVAVLTTRDITAASADRVTDMLQLVPNVQLGGGSEGPSIRGQDTTGALQALPAFLGGNRPRTTVIVDGRRTTYNEFVFSTVPAWDLDRIEVFRSPQATTQGQNSIAGAIFVYTKDPRFEPEGALRASLGNFRMRQVSAAINVPLSSEIALRAAGDFRYARTTSTITDRIEGGDPNHDVYGVARAKLLVQPRALPDTRLLITYTHNQSQKPQLLGLTSPFRERRDVSGQYGTFRINVDAVTANISQQLARTLRASVTLTGGHSAARRLAPAHFGEALNKGRDWSAEAVVNWVSGDNSAVLGISRTHVRLQQTIDLSLLDGSMGRFRDWQKSFGLFGEASIRVMPRLTLTAGIRRQQDRQERDGVLATNFGAIPLNYDRTFRAWLPKASIAYDLTPDVRAGVLVQRAYNPGGTTLRFDIARPDEFEAERLWDYEMFVRARLGAGISANANFFYYDMHNAQRLKAIAIRTPLGRRVGFADLFNAPKARSYGAEAELSWRVSPQLSASVSGGYLHTRLIDAGSDYPEFSGNEFARSPHISGAVDVDWKATPRLRVSGQLRYRSAYFGDEVNSDLVRVPGAALVNARAEYAVGKATVFGYARNLFDKFVLIDRSGNDSAVAEAPREVGIGVETRF, encoded by the coding sequence GTGTCTGGGCAGGCACTGGCCCTCATCATTTTGACGGGCGCGCAGGGCGCGGCGGCGACCATGCCCGCCGACCCGGACTCCATCGTCATCACCGGTGAGCGGGCCCGCCGTAGCCTGAAGGAAACATCGTCGAGCGTCGCGGTTCTCACGACGCGCGACATTACCGCAGCATCGGCCGATCGCGTGACCGACATGCTCCAGCTAGTTCCCAACGTTCAGCTTGGTGGCGGAAGCGAGGGTCCCAGCATCCGGGGGCAGGACACGACTGGCGCGCTGCAGGCGTTACCGGCATTCCTGGGTGGCAACCGCCCGCGAACGACGGTGATCGTCGACGGTCGCCGAACGACCTACAATGAATTCGTCTTTAGCACGGTGCCAGCATGGGACCTCGATCGAATCGAAGTGTTCAGGAGCCCGCAGGCGACGACGCAGGGCCAGAATTCCATTGCCGGTGCAATCTTCGTGTACACGAAAGATCCGCGCTTTGAGCCGGAGGGCGCGCTACGGGCGAGTCTTGGCAATTTCCGGATGCGCCAAGTGTCGGCGGCAATAAACGTGCCGCTGTCCAGCGAGATTGCCCTGCGGGCCGCTGGCGATTTCCGCTACGCGCGGACAACCAGCACGATCACCGACCGGATCGAGGGCGGCGATCCAAACCATGATGTTTATGGGGTGGCCCGCGCCAAGCTGCTCGTGCAGCCACGAGCGCTGCCGGACACCCGACTGCTGATCACCTACACGCACAACCAGTCGCAAAAGCCGCAATTGCTCGGCCTCACGTCCCCATTCCGTGAGCGTCGTGACGTGTCCGGCCAATATGGCACCTTCCGCATCAACGTTGACGCAGTCACGGCCAATATCAGTCAACAACTCGCGCGAACCTTGCGGGCAAGTGTCACGCTCACCGGCGGCCACAGCGCCGCGCGGCGACTGGCGCCGGCGCATTTCGGCGAGGCACTGAACAAGGGACGCGACTGGTCGGCGGAAGCGGTCGTCAACTGGGTTTCCGGCGATAATTCGGCGGTACTGGGCATCAGCCGGACGCATGTCAGGCTGCAGCAGACAATCGACTTGTCCCTGCTCGACGGGTCGATGGGACGCTTCCGTGATTGGCAGAAGTCATTTGGTCTGTTCGGGGAAGCCAGCATCCGCGTCATGCCGCGCCTGACACTCACCGCGGGTATTCGCCGTCAGCAGGACCGGCAAGAGCGCGACGGCGTGCTCGCGACCAACTTCGGCGCGATCCCGCTCAACTATGACCGCACCTTCCGCGCTTGGCTGCCCAAGGCGTCCATTGCCTATGATCTAACGCCGGACGTTCGCGCCGGCGTGCTGGTGCAGCGCGCGTACAATCCTGGCGGAACGACCTTGCGGTTCGACATCGCGCGGCCAGACGAGTTCGAAGCCGAGCGATTGTGGGACTATGAGATGTTTGTCCGCGCGAGACTGGGCGCGGGCATCAGCGCGAACGCCAATTTTTTCTATTATGACATGCACAATGCGCAGCGGCTGAAAGCGATTGCGATCCGCACGCCGTTGGGACGCCGGGTTGGTTTCGCCGACCTTTTCAATGCGCCCAAAGCGCGAAGCTATGGTGCGGAGGCGGAGCTGTCGTGGCGGGTCAGTCCGCAACTGTCGGCAAGCGTGTCGGGCGGATACTTGCACACGCGGTTGATCGACGCGGGCTCCGATTATCCCGAGTTCAGCGGGAACGAGTTTGCACGCTCGCCGCACATTAGCGGTGCGGTGGACGTGGACTGGAAAGCGACACCGCGCCTGCGCGTGTCGGGGCAGCTTCGCTATCGATCGGCCTATTTCGGGGACGAGGTCAATTCGGACCTGGTTCGCGTTCCCGGCGCCGCGCTGGTCAACGCGCGGGCGGAATATGCGGTCGGCAAGGCGACGGTGTTCGGTTACGCGCGAAATCTGTTCGACAAGTTCGTCCTGATCGACCGCTCGGGCAATGACAGCGCGGTTGCCGAGGCGCCGCGAGAAGTCGGCATCGGCGTGGAGACCCGCTTCTAG